From Paraburkholderia sabiae, a single genomic window includes:
- a CDS encoding ABC transporter substrate-binding protein — MQRRSFLAGSAALAGASLVGSPLVFAQSKLETSKVAIAVGGKNLFYYLPLTIAERRNFFKDEGLEVEISDFAGGSQALKAAVGGSADVVSGAFEHTLLLQAKNQYFREFVLQGRAPQIVLAVSKKTMPNYKSIADLKGKKIGVTAPGSSTSIMASFVLAKAGLTAKDVAFIGVGAGAGAIAALQSGQIDALANLDPVMTKLERSGEIRVVSDTRTLNDTHTVFGGNMPAGCLYASQSFITKNPNTTQALTNAMVRALKWLQTATGTELINTVPESYLLGDRALYLDSWQHVKEAMSPDGLMPADGPATSLKTLQAFDETMKGKTIDLSKAWTNDFVKKALATVKA; from the coding sequence ATGCAACGAAGAAGCTTCCTCGCAGGCTCGGCGGCACTCGCAGGCGCATCGCTCGTCGGCTCGCCGCTCGTGTTCGCACAAAGCAAGCTGGAGACGTCGAAAGTCGCGATCGCCGTCGGCGGCAAAAACCTTTTCTACTATCTGCCGCTCACCATCGCCGAGCGCCGCAATTTCTTCAAGGACGAAGGGCTCGAAGTCGAAATCTCCGACTTCGCGGGCGGCTCGCAGGCGTTGAAGGCGGCTGTCGGCGGCAGCGCGGACGTCGTGTCCGGCGCGTTCGAACACACGCTTCTTTTGCAGGCGAAGAACCAGTACTTCCGCGAATTCGTGCTGCAAGGGCGCGCGCCGCAGATCGTGCTGGCCGTGTCGAAGAAGACGATGCCGAACTACAAGTCGATCGCTGATCTGAAGGGCAAGAAGATCGGCGTGACGGCCCCCGGTTCGTCGACGTCGATCATGGCGAGCTTCGTGCTCGCGAAAGCCGGGCTGACCGCGAAGGATGTCGCGTTCATCGGCGTCGGCGCGGGTGCGGGCGCGATTGCCGCGCTGCAGTCGGGCCAGATCGACGCGCTCGCCAATCTCGACCCGGTGATGACGAAGCTCGAGCGTTCGGGCGAAATTCGCGTCGTGTCGGATACGCGCACGCTCAACGACACGCACACGGTGTTCGGCGGCAACATGCCGGCCGGCTGCCTGTACGCGTCGCAATCGTTCATCACCAAGAATCCGAACACGACGCAGGCGTTGACCAACGCGATGGTGCGCGCGCTCAAGTGGCTGCAGACGGCGACGGGCACCGAGCTGATCAACACCGTGCCGGAGTCGTATCTGCTCGGCGATCGCGCGCTGTATCTGGATTCGTGGCAGCACGTGAAAGAGGCGATGTCGCCCGACGGCCTGATGCCCGCCGACGGGCCCGCGACTTCACTCAAAACGCTGCAGGCTTTCGACGAAACGATGAAGGGCAAGACGATCGATCTGTCGAAGGCGTGGACGAACGACTTCGTGAAGAAGGCGCTCGCGACGGTCAAGGCGTAA
- a CDS encoding ABC transporter permease encodes MWKALRPNRANLAIWQWLLLVLCFVLWYVLTSPTLLPAFYFDDPNKAAFFFGEPQKVLVRIWEWFASGEIYLHLWITLIETVLAFALGTVLGLGVGLWLALSPLASALFDPYIKAANSMPRVILAPIFGVWFGLGIWSKVALGVTLVFFIVFFNVYQGVKEVSPVVLANARMLGANRKQLLRAVYLPSAMSWVFSSLHTSVGLAFVGSVVGEYLGSARGVGYLILQAEGTFDINTVFAGILVLTAFALILDAIVGALEKRLMKWQPKSGETEKL; translated from the coding sequence ATGTGGAAAGCATTGCGCCCCAACCGCGCGAACCTCGCGATCTGGCAATGGCTGCTGCTCGTGCTGTGCTTCGTGCTCTGGTACGTGCTGACGAGCCCGACGCTGCTCCCCGCGTTCTACTTCGACGATCCGAACAAGGCCGCGTTCTTCTTCGGTGAACCTCAGAAAGTGCTGGTGCGAATCTGGGAATGGTTCGCGTCCGGTGAGATTTATCTGCATCTGTGGATCACTCTGATCGAGACGGTGCTCGCATTCGCGCTCGGCACGGTGCTGGGGCTGGGCGTCGGTTTGTGGCTCGCGCTGTCGCCGCTCGCGAGCGCGCTGTTCGATCCGTACATCAAGGCCGCGAACTCGATGCCGCGCGTGATTCTCGCGCCGATTTTCGGCGTGTGGTTCGGGCTCGGCATCTGGTCGAAGGTCGCACTCGGCGTGACGCTGGTGTTCTTTATCGTGTTCTTCAACGTCTATCAGGGCGTGAAGGAAGTGAGCCCCGTCGTGCTCGCAAACGCGCGCATGCTCGGCGCGAACCGCAAGCAGCTGCTGCGCGCCGTCTATCTGCCGAGCGCGATGAGCTGGGTGTTTTCGAGCCTGCATACGTCCGTCGGCCTGGCGTTCGTCGGCTCGGTGGTCGGCGAGTATCTGGGCTCGGCGCGCGGCGTCGGCTATCTGATTCTGCAGGCCGAAGGCACGTTCGACATCAACACCGTGTTCGCCGGCATTCTCGTCTTGACGGCTTTTGCGCTGATACTCGATGCGATCGTCGGCGCACTTGAGAAGCGTCTGATGAAGTGGCAGCCGAAGAGCGGTGAGACGGAAAAACTCTGA
- the surE gene encoding 5'/3'-nucleotidase SurE, giving the protein MRILLSNDDGYLAPGLAALYEALKPLADVTVMAPEQNCSGASNSLTLSRPLSVLRSANGFYYVNGTPTDSVHIALTGMLDHTPDLVVSGINNGQNMGEDTLYSGTVAAATEGIMFGVPAIAFSLVDKDWVHLEDATRVAAEIVAHYLERPLPGHPLLNVNIPNLPYEQLREWRITRLGKRHPSQPVIRQTNPRGEPIYWIGPSGSARDASEGTDFHAVANGFVSITPLQLDLTDTAMLPTACDWVRAGSGTS; this is encoded by the coding sequence ATGCGAATCCTACTCAGCAACGACGACGGTTATCTGGCGCCAGGCCTTGCTGCGCTTTACGAAGCGCTGAAGCCACTCGCCGATGTCACCGTGATGGCTCCCGAACAGAATTGCAGCGGCGCGTCGAATTCGCTGACGCTGTCGCGGCCGCTCTCCGTGCTGCGCTCGGCGAATGGCTTCTACTACGTGAACGGCACGCCGACCGACTCCGTCCACATCGCGTTGACGGGCATGCTCGACCATACGCCCGACCTCGTCGTGTCGGGTATCAACAACGGTCAGAACATGGGCGAGGACACGCTGTACTCGGGCACCGTCGCGGCAGCCACGGAAGGCATCATGTTCGGTGTGCCCGCCATCGCCTTTTCGCTTGTCGACAAGGACTGGGTGCATCTCGAAGACGCGACGCGCGTCGCGGCGGAAATCGTCGCTCATTATCTCGAGCGTCCGTTGCCCGGCCATCCGTTGCTGAACGTCAACATTCCGAACCTGCCTTACGAGCAGCTGCGCGAATGGCGCATCACGCGTCTCGGCAAGCGGCATCCGTCGCAGCCGGTGATCCGCCAGACCAACCCGCGCGGCGAGCCGATCTACTGGATCGGGCCGTCGGGCAGTGCGCGCGATGCCAGCGAAGGCACCGACTTCCATGCAGTGGCGAACGGCTTCGTGTCGATCACGCCGCTGCAACTCGATCTCACCGATACGGCGATGCTGCCCACGGCGTGCGACTGGGTGCGCGCCGGGAGCGGGACTTCATGA
- a CDS encoding NADPH:quinone oxidoreductase family protein, with protein MRAIRCNQYGPPETLSIEELPDLVPQAGQIAIDVKAASVNFPDVLIIQNKYQFKPPLPFTPGAEVAGIVRAVGDGVTQFRPGMRVIAYTQQGGFAEQAVADAAACVPLPDDADLETAAVFTLAYGTSHHAVVDRAALKAGETMLVLGAAGGVGLAAVEIGKALGARVIAAASSDEKLAICVAHGADATINYATEDLRERIKALTDGNGPDVIYDPVGGSFAEPAFRSIGWRGRYLVVGFANGEIPKLPLNLALLKGASIVGVFWGDFARREPQRNAAAFQEMLGWIRECKLKPLVSARYPLEDTPRALNDMAQRRVLGKIVITP; from the coding sequence ATGCGCGCAATCCGCTGCAACCAGTACGGCCCGCCTGAAACGCTGAGCATCGAAGAGTTGCCCGATCTCGTGCCGCAAGCCGGCCAGATCGCGATCGACGTGAAAGCGGCGAGCGTCAATTTCCCCGACGTGCTGATCATCCAGAACAAGTATCAGTTCAAGCCGCCCCTGCCCTTCACGCCCGGCGCGGAAGTGGCGGGCATCGTGCGCGCCGTCGGCGATGGCGTCACGCAGTTCCGGCCCGGCATGCGCGTGATCGCCTACACGCAGCAAGGCGGTTTCGCCGAGCAGGCCGTCGCCGACGCGGCCGCGTGCGTGCCGCTGCCCGACGACGCCGATCTCGAAACGGCCGCCGTCTTCACGCTTGCATACGGCACGTCGCATCACGCGGTGGTCGATCGCGCGGCGTTGAAAGCAGGCGAAACGATGCTCGTGCTCGGCGCGGCAGGCGGCGTCGGCCTCGCTGCCGTCGAAATCGGCAAGGCGCTCGGCGCGCGGGTGATCGCCGCGGCATCGAGCGACGAGAAACTCGCGATCTGCGTCGCGCACGGTGCGGACGCAACCATCAACTACGCGACGGAAGACCTGCGCGAGCGCATCAAGGCGCTCACGGACGGCAACGGCCCCGACGTGATTTACGACCCCGTCGGCGGCAGCTTCGCGGAACCCGCGTTTCGCAGCATCGGCTGGCGCGGGCGTTATCTCGTCGTCGGCTTCGCGAACGGCGAGATTCCGAAGCTGCCGCTCAATCTCGCGCTGCTGAAAGGCGCGAGCATCGTCGGCGTGTTCTGGGGCGATTTCGCGCGACGCGAACCGCAACGCAATGCGGCCGCCTTTCAGGAAATGCTCGGCTGGATTCGTGAATGCAAGCTCAAGCCGCTGGTGTCGGCGCGCTATCCGCTCGAAGACACGCCGCGCGCACTCAACGACATGGCGCAACGTCGCGTGCTCGGCAAGATCGTGATCACGCCCTGA
- a CDS encoding CaiB/BaiF CoA transferase family protein, translating into MSASTSTTQNGKPAGPLAGVKVLELGTLIAGPFAARFLGEFGADVIKIEDPKGGDPLRKWRKLYPEVGGTSLWWAVQARNKKSVTINLKADEGKEIVRKLAKEADIVVENFRPGLLEKLGLGYDVLSAENPGLVMVRLSGYGQTGPYRDRPGFGAIAESMGGLRHITGYPDLPPPRIGISIGDSIAALHGVIGALMALHHKQANGGKGQVVDVALYEAVFNMMESVVPEYGVYGMVRERTGASLPGIVPSNTYPCRDGSIVIGGNSDPIFRRLMIAIDRDDLANDPALAHNDGRVPRTQEIDGAIAAWLADRTIDEALDVLNAADVPVGRIYSVADMFTDPQYVARQMIQTFKWQDGRDITLPNVTPKLSETPGETRWLGPELGEHTDEVLQTLGYDADHIARLHAQQIV; encoded by the coding sequence ATGAGCGCATCGACTTCCACCACGCAGAACGGCAAACCCGCAGGCCCGCTTGCGGGCGTCAAGGTGCTCGAACTCGGCACGCTGATCGCGGGCCCGTTCGCCGCGCGCTTTCTCGGCGAGTTCGGTGCCGATGTCATCAAGATCGAAGATCCGAAGGGCGGCGATCCGCTGCGCAAGTGGCGCAAGCTCTATCCCGAGGTGGGCGGCACGTCGTTGTGGTGGGCCGTGCAGGCGCGCAACAAGAAGTCGGTGACGATCAATCTCAAGGCCGACGAAGGCAAGGAAATCGTCCGCAAGCTCGCGAAGGAAGCGGATATCGTCGTCGAGAATTTCCGGCCAGGGCTGCTCGAAAAGCTCGGGCTCGGCTACGACGTGCTGTCGGCGGAAAACCCAGGCCTCGTGATGGTGCGGCTTTCGGGCTATGGCCAGACGGGGCCGTATCGCGACCGGCCGGGCTTCGGCGCGATCGCGGAATCGATGGGCGGGCTGCGTCACATCACCGGCTATCCGGATCTGCCGCCGCCGCGTATCGGCATTTCGATCGGCGATTCGATCGCGGCGCTGCATGGCGTGATCGGCGCGCTGATGGCGCTGCATCACAAGCAGGCGAACGGCGGCAAAGGGCAGGTCGTCGACGTCGCGCTGTACGAAGCCGTCTTCAACATGATGGAAAGCGTGGTGCCCGAATACGGCGTGTACGGCATGGTGCGCGAGCGCACGGGCGCGTCGCTGCCGGGCATCGTGCCGTCCAATACGTATCCGTGCCGCGACGGCAGCATTGTGATCGGCGGCAACAGCGATCCCATTTTCAGGCGGCTGATGATCGCAATCGATCGCGACGATCTCGCCAACGATCCCGCGCTCGCGCATAACGACGGCCGCGTGCCGCGCACGCAGGAAATCGACGGCGCGATCGCCGCGTGGCTCGCCGACCGCACGATCGACGAAGCGCTCGACGTGCTCAACGCCGCCGACGTGCCCGTCGGCCGCATCTACAGCGTCGCCGACATGTTCACCGATCCGCAATACGTCGCGCGTCAGATGATCCAGACGTTCAAGTGGCAGGACGGCCGCGACATCACGCTGCCGAACGTCACGCCGAAGCTCTCGGAGACGCCCGGCGAGACGCGCTGGCTGGGGCCGGAACTGGGTGAACATACGGATGAAGTTCTGCAAACGCTGGGTTATGATGCGGACCACATCGCAAGGTTGCACGCGCAACAGATCGTGTAA
- the recR gene encoding recombination mediator RecR, with protein MKQPSALSALVEALRALPGVGPKSAQRMAYHLMQHDRDGAEKLGRSLLFATEHLQHCEKCNTFTEAQICEVCSDTERDPTLLCVVETPADQIMLEQTMTWRGLYFVLMGRLSPLDGIGPKEIHFDRLVKRATDGVVKEVVLATNFTNEGEATAHYLGQTLKARGLSVTRLARGVPVGGELEYVDAGTIARAMLDRRTM; from the coding sequence ATGAAACAACCTTCCGCCTTGTCGGCGCTCGTCGAAGCGCTGCGCGCGCTGCCCGGCGTCGGTCCGAAGTCCGCGCAGCGCATGGCGTATCACCTGATGCAGCATGACCGCGACGGCGCCGAAAAGCTCGGTCGCTCGCTGCTGTTCGCGACCGAGCATCTTCAGCACTGTGAGAAGTGCAACACCTTCACGGAAGCGCAAATCTGCGAGGTCTGCAGCGACACCGAGCGCGATCCGACCTTGCTGTGCGTCGTCGAAACGCCCGCCGACCAGATCATGCTCGAACAGACGATGACCTGGCGCGGCCTGTATTTCGTGCTGATGGGGCGCCTCAGCCCGCTCGACGGCATCGGTCCGAAGGAAATCCATTTCGACCGCCTCGTGAAGCGCGCGACAGACGGCGTCGTCAAGGAAGTCGTGCTCGCGACCAACTTCACCAACGAAGGCGAAGCCACCGCGCATTATCTCGGCCAGACGCTCAAGGCGCGCGGCCTGTCCGTCACGCGGCTGGCGCGCGGCGTGCCTGTCGGCGGCGAACTCGAATATGTCGACGCGGGCACGATCGCGCGCGCGATGCTCGACAGACGCACGATGTAG
- the trxA gene encoding thioredoxin TrxA: MSEHIKHISDASFEQDVVKSDKPVLLDFWAEWCGPCKMIAPILDEVAKDYADRLQIAKINVDEHQSTPVKFGVRGIPTLILFKNGAVAAQKVGALSKSQLTAFLDGNL, from the coding sequence ATGAGCGAACACATCAAGCATATTAGCGACGCGTCGTTTGAACAGGACGTCGTCAAATCCGACAAACCCGTGCTGCTCGACTTCTGGGCAGAATGGTGCGGCCCGTGCAAGATGATCGCGCCGATCCTCGACGAAGTTGCGAAGGACTACGCTGATCGCCTGCAGATCGCCAAGATCAATGTCGACGAACACCAATCCACGCCCGTCAAGTTCGGCGTGCGCGGCATCCCCACGCTGATTCTCTTCAAGAACGGCGCGGTCGCGGCACAGAAGGTCGGTGCATTGTCGAAGTCGCAGCTCACCGCATTCCTCGACGGCAACCTCTGA
- the rho gene encoding transcription termination factor Rho produces the protein MHLSELKTLHVSQLIEMANGLEIESANRLRKQELMFAILKKRAKTGETIFGDGTLEVLPDGFGFLRSPETSYLASTDDIYISPSQIRRFNLHTGDTIEGEVRTPKDGERYFALVKVDKVNGQPPEASKHKIMFENLTPLHPNKVLLLEREMRGEENVTGRIIDMIAPIGKGQRGLLVASPKSGKTVMLQHIAHAIKQNHPDVILFVLLIDERPEEVTEMQRSVAGEVIASTFDEPAARHVQVAEMVIEKAKRLVEMKNDVVILLDSITRLARAYNTVVPASGKVLTGGVDANALQRPKRFFGAARNIEEGGSLTIIGTALIETGSRMDDVIYEEFKGTGNMEVHLERRLAEKRVYPSINLNKSGTRREELLIKPEILQKIWVLRKFIHDMDEVEAMEFLLDKIRQTKNNAEFFDMMRRGG, from the coding sequence ATGCATTTATCCGAGCTTAAGACTCTGCACGTGTCCCAATTGATCGAGATGGCCAATGGCCTCGAGATCGAAAGTGCCAACCGCCTGCGCAAGCAGGAGTTGATGTTCGCCATTCTAAAAAAACGCGCCAAAACGGGCGAAACCATCTTCGGTGACGGCACGCTCGAAGTGCTGCCGGACGGCTTCGGTTTCCTGCGCTCGCCGGAAACCTCGTATCTCGCGAGCACGGACGACATCTACATCAGTCCGTCGCAGATCCGCCGCTTCAACCTGCATACGGGTGACACGATCGAAGGCGAAGTCCGCACGCCGAAGGACGGCGAGCGCTACTTCGCGCTGGTGAAGGTCGACAAGGTCAACGGCCAGCCGCCGGAAGCCTCGAAGCACAAGATCATGTTCGAGAACCTGACGCCGCTGCACCCGAACAAGGTGTTGCTGCTCGAACGTGAAATGCGTGGCGAAGAGAACGTCACGGGCCGCATCATCGACATGATCGCGCCCATCGGCAAAGGCCAGCGCGGCCTGCTCGTCGCGTCGCCGAAGTCCGGTAAGACCGTGATGCTTCAGCACATCGCGCATGCCATCAAGCAGAACCATCCGGACGTGATCCTGTTCGTGCTGCTGATCGACGAGCGTCCTGAAGAAGTGACGGAAATGCAGCGTTCGGTGGCGGGCGAAGTGATCGCGTCGACGTTCGACGAACCGGCCGCGCGTCACGTGCAGGTCGCCGAAATGGTGATCGAAAAGGCGAAGCGCCTCGTCGAAATGAAGAACGACGTCGTGATTCTGCTCGACTCGATCACGCGTCTCGCACGTGCGTACAACACGGTCGTGCCGGCGTCGGGCAAGGTGCTGACGGGCGGTGTCGATGCCAACGCGCTGCAGCGTCCGAAGCGCTTCTTCGGCGCGGCGCGCAATATCGAGGAAGGCGGTTCGCTGACCATCATCGGCACGGCGCTGATCGAAACGGGCAGCCGCATGGACGACGTGATCTACGAAGAGTTCAAGGGCACGGGCAACATGGAAGTGCACCTCGAACGCCGTCTCGCGGAAAAGCGCGTCTATCCGTCGATCAACCTGAACAAGTCCGGCACGCGTCGCGAAGAACTGCTGATCAAGCCCGAGATCCTGCAAAAGATCTGGGTGCTGCGCAAGTTCATCCACGACATGGACGAAGTCGAAGCCATGGAATTCCTGCTCGACAAGATCCGCCAGACGAAGAACAACGCCGAATTCTTCGACATGATGCGTCGCGGCGGCTAA
- a CDS encoding ABC transporter ATP-binding protein codes for MTVAALALENITCTFASREKRGQRYTAVKDTTLRIAPGEFVSVVGPTGCGKSTLLNVGAGLLEPSSGEVTVFGEKLKGINRRAGYMFQADALMPWRSALDNVLAGLSFHNVPRAEALARADEWLKRVGLGGFGDRYPHQLSGGMRKRVAMAQTLILDPDIILMDEPFSALDIQTRQLMENELLDLWAAKRKAVLFITHDLDEAIAMSDRVVVLSAGPGTHPIGEFKIDLPRPRDVAEVRTHPRFVELHAQIWSVLRDEVLKGYQQQLSVAPEGN; via the coding sequence ATGACCGTTGCCGCCCTGGCGCTCGAAAACATCACCTGCACGTTTGCGTCGCGCGAGAAGCGCGGGCAACGCTACACCGCCGTCAAGGACACGACGCTGCGCATCGCGCCGGGCGAGTTCGTGTCCGTCGTCGGCCCGACGGGCTGCGGCAAGTCGACCTTGCTGAACGTCGGCGCGGGACTGCTCGAACCGTCGTCGGGCGAGGTGACGGTGTTCGGCGAAAAGCTGAAGGGCATCAACCGCCGCGCGGGCTACATGTTCCAGGCCGATGCGCTGATGCCGTGGCGCTCGGCGCTCGACAACGTGCTGGCCGGCCTGTCGTTCCACAACGTGCCGCGCGCGGAAGCGCTTGCGCGCGCCGATGAGTGGCTCAAGCGCGTCGGCCTCGGCGGCTTCGGGGACCGTTATCCGCATCAATTGTCGGGCGGCATGCGAAAGCGGGTCGCGATGGCGCAGACGCTGATTCTCGATCCCGACATCATCCTGATGGACGAGCCGTTTTCCGCGCTCGACATCCAGACGCGCCAGCTGATGGAAAACGAGCTGCTCGATCTGTGGGCGGCGAAGCGCAAGGCCGTGCTGTTCATCACGCACGATCTGGACGAGGCGATCGCGATGTCGGATCGCGTCGTCGTGTTGTCGGCGGGGCCGGGCACGCACCCCATCGGCGAGTTCAAGATCGATCTGCCGCGTCCGCGCGACGTCGCCGAAGTGCGCACGCATCCGCGTTTCGTCGAACTGCATGCGCAAATCTGGAGCGTGCTGCGCGATGAAGTCTTGAAGGGATATCAACAGCAACTGTCGGTCGCGCCGGAGGGCAACTGA
- a CDS encoding YbaB/EbfC family nucleoid-associated protein yields the protein MMKGQLAGLMKQAQQMQENMKKMQEQLAQIEVEGQSGAGLVKVTMTCKNDVRRVSIDPSLLADDKDMLEDLVAAAFNDAVRKAEATAQEKMGGMTSGLPLPPGFKLPF from the coding sequence ATGATGAAAGGCCAACTCGCCGGGCTGATGAAGCAGGCCCAGCAGATGCAAGAGAACATGAAGAAGATGCAGGAGCAACTCGCGCAGATCGAAGTCGAGGGGCAGTCGGGCGCGGGCCTCGTCAAGGTGACGATGACCTGCAAGAACGACGTGCGCCGCGTGTCGATCGATCCGAGCCTGCTCGCCGACGACAAGGACATGCTCGAAGACCTCGTCGCTGCTGCGTTCAACGACGCCGTGCGCAAGGCGGAAGCCACCGCGCAGGAAAAAATGGGCGGCATGACGTCCGGCCTGCCGTTGCCGCCGGGCTTCAAACTGCCGTTCTAA
- a CDS encoding DNA polymerase III subunit gamma/tau, giving the protein MTYQVLARKWRPKDFASLVGQEHVVRALTHALDGGRLHHAYLFTGTRGVGKTTLSRIFAKALNCETGVTSTPCGVCRACREIDEGRFVDYVEMDAASNRGVDEMAALLERAVYAPVDARFKVYMIDEVHMLTNHAFNAMLKTLEEPPPHVKFILATTDPQKIPVTVLSRCLQFNLKQMPAGHIVSHLERILGEEHIPHEAQALRLLARAADGSMRDALSLTDQAIAYSANQVTEEAVRGMLGALDQSYLIRLLDALVAGDGTAVLSVADEMALRSLSFSTALQDLASLLHKIAWAQFSPSSVLEEWPEAGDLRRFADALSPEQVQLFYQIATIGRSELGLAPDEYAGFTMTLLRMLAFEPAPNGGGGGGVTPAGRSTVPAAGAKRSTGAPVAAAPQARASDATAPRAVPTPKAEPVPVQPQVVRETPEVADPVALEIEAAPVDDAVTPLSANVEASSEPQEKPAPRDEIPTQPAAAPRRAGGASAALDVLRSAGNKVSTDRGRSAASTSAAAATPAAPAKSAAPRVAVRVPTPDPARRAAAAAQQESAARTPTPRAAQPQGASAVPPWEDIPPDDYMPASSDDAFFAPSDDNFVPVFDSGPDDMLVGRSQASAPAAAPAVDIRTLPPAVPLNEIGFDGDWPTLAVTLPLKGISYQLAFNSELMAVNGKTLKLNVAVQLYTEPAQIAKLKAALAERLGTEIDVQVELGPVKRTAAVLDSIERAKRQQEAEREIGSDPFVQSLIREFGASIVPGSVRPLMPGAEGGQSAAH; this is encoded by the coding sequence ATGACCTATCAAGTTCTCGCACGCAAATGGCGGCCGAAGGATTTCGCTTCGCTCGTCGGACAGGAGCACGTGGTGCGCGCGCTCACGCACGCGCTCGACGGCGGCCGTCTGCACCACGCCTATCTGTTTACCGGCACGCGGGGCGTCGGCAAGACGACGCTGTCGCGGATCTTCGCGAAGGCGCTCAACTGTGAGACGGGCGTCACGTCCACGCCTTGCGGCGTGTGTCGCGCGTGTCGAGAGATCGATGAAGGGCGCTTCGTCGATTACGTCGAAATGGACGCGGCGAGCAATCGCGGCGTCGACGAAATGGCTGCGTTGCTGGAACGCGCGGTGTACGCGCCCGTCGATGCGCGCTTCAAGGTCTACATGATCGACGAAGTGCACATGCTGACGAACCACGCATTCAACGCAATGTTGAAGACGCTGGAAGAGCCGCCGCCGCACGTCAAGTTCATCCTCGCCACGACCGATCCGCAAAAGATTCCCGTCACGGTGCTCTCGCGCTGTCTTCAGTTCAACCTGAAGCAGATGCCGGCAGGGCATATCGTGTCGCATCTCGAACGCATTCTGGGCGAAGAGCACATTCCGCACGAAGCGCAGGCGTTGCGTCTGCTTGCGCGCGCCGCGGACGGTTCGATGCGCGATGCGCTGTCGCTGACCGATCAGGCTATTGCGTATTCGGCGAACCAGGTTACGGAAGAAGCCGTGCGCGGCATGCTCGGTGCGCTCGATCAAAGCTATCTGATCCGTTTGCTCGACGCGCTCGTCGCGGGCGACGGCACAGCCGTGTTGTCGGTTGCCGACGAGATGGCGTTGCGCAGCCTGTCGTTCTCGACGGCGCTGCAGGATCTCGCGAGCCTGTTGCACAAGATCGCGTGGGCGCAGTTCTCGCCGTCGTCGGTGCTGGAAGAATGGCCGGAAGCCGGCGATCTGCGCCGTTTCGCTGATGCGCTGAGTCCCGAGCAGGTGCAACTGTTCTATCAGATCGCGACGATCGGCCGAAGCGAACTGGGTCTCGCGCCCGACGAATACGCCGGCTTCACGATGACGCTGCTGCGCATGCTCGCATTCGAACCCGCACCGAATGGCGGCGGAGGCGGGGGCGTGACGCCGGCTGGACGTTCGACGGTGCCTGCCGCGGGCGCGAAGCGCTCGACGGGTGCGCCCGTCGCTGCTGCGCCGCAAGCTCGCGCGAGCGATGCAACTGCGCCGCGCGCGGTACCGACACCGAAGGCCGAACCGGTGCCTGTTCAGCCGCAAGTTGTCCGCGAGACGCCTGAGGTCGCGGATCCCGTCGCACTTGAAATCGAAGCCGCGCCTGTCGATGACGCCGTGACGCCGTTGTCCGCGAACGTCGAGGCGTCGTCGGAGCCCCAGGAAAAACCAGCGCCGCGAGACGAGATTCCTACGCAGCCCGCAGCCGCGCCGCGTCGCGCGGGCGGTGCGAGCGCCGCGCTCGACGTGCTGCGTAGCGCAGGCAATAAGGTTTCGACGGATCGCGGCCGTTCGGCTGCATCCACATCCGCGGCAGCCGCGACGCCCGCAGCGCCCGCCAAATCGGCCGCGCCGCGCGTCGCCGTGCGCGTGCCGACGCCCGATCCCGCGCGCCGCGCCGCAGCCGCCGCGCAACAGGAAAGCGCCGCACGCACGCCGACGCCTCGTGCCGCGCAGCCGCAGGGCGCATCGGCTGTTCCGCCGTGGGAAGACATTCCGCCCGACGACTACATGCCCGCATCGTCGGACGATGCGTTCTTTGCGCCGTCCGACGACAACTTCGTGCCCGTCTTCGACAGCGGTCCCGACGACATGCTCGTCGGCCGGAGCCAGGCGTCCGCGCCCGCAGCCGCACCCGCCGTCGACATCCGTACGCTGCCGCCCGCCGTGCCGCTCAACGAGATCGGCTTCGACGGCGACTGGCCGACGCTTGCCGTCACGTTGCCGCTGAAAGGCATCTCGTATCAGCTCGCCTTCAACAGCGAGCTGATGGCCGTCAACGGCAAGACGCTGAAGCTCAACGTGGCGGTCCAGCTTTACACGGAGCCCGCGCAAATCGCGAAGCTCAAGGCGGCGCTCGCCGAGCGCCTCGGCACCGAGATCGACGTACAGGTCGAGCTCGGCCCCGTCAAGCGCACGGCCGCCGTGCTCGATTCGATCGAGCGCGCCAAACGCCAGCAGGAAGCCGAACGCGAAATCGGTTCCGATCCGTTCGTGCAGTCGCTGATCCGCGAATTCGGCGCGAGCATCGTGCCGGGCTCGGTCCGTCCGCTGATGCCGGGCGCCGAAGGCGGCCAGAGCGCGGCCCACTGA